In Hahella sp. HNIBRBA332, the genomic window ACTACGACGGCACTCCGGGCTGGGTTTACTCGAAGGAGCGGGCGCAGCAATTTTCCTATAGCGACCCTGTTCTGATCGAAACCAAAGTGTTCTTCCATCTGAAAACTCTGGACTTTGACTGGAGCAATATTGAGGACGTCAAACCCTACAAAATTGGACTGACGCTGGGGTATTTCTACGGCCCAACGCTCGCCAGGGCGGAGCTGAGCGATGGTTTCAAGTTTGAGAGAGTCACAACCGACCTGTTGAATATGAGAAAGCTGGCGGCAGGCAGAATCCAGCTGTTTGTCGTGAATCGGGAGGTCGGAATGCAGATCGCTAAAAGCGAATTTTCACAACAGGACGCCGCCAGTTTCACCTACCATCCCACTCCGGTGGCGGTGGATACGCAACACCTGCTGATTTCCAAAAATATTGACCCCATCCGAGCCGAATTTCTTGTGGATTCATTCAACCGGGGTTTGAGGAAGTTGAGGGAAAGCGGCAGGTACGAGCAACTATGGAAAGAAGATGTCGGCGTACCTGTCGCTTC contains:
- a CDS encoding ABC transporter substrate-binding protein gives rise to the protein MVWLRGMFLSCILISIMAAPHVRAEGKVWLSIGEFPPFFSSKLSHYGVFPHIVEEAFAAENIQVEYVFLPWNRALRMAAEGDYDGTPGWVYSKERAQQFSYSDPVLIETKVFFHLKTLDFDWSNIEDVKPYKIGLTLGYFYGPTLARAELSDGFKFERVTTDLLNMRKLAAGRIQLFVVNREVGMQIAKSEFSQQDAASFTYHPTPVAVDTQHLLISKNIDPIRAEFLVDSFNRGLRKLRESGRYEQLWKEDVGVPVASPPSP